One region of Sulfurisphaera ohwakuensis genomic DNA includes:
- a CDS encoding Mut7-C RNAse domain-containing protein produces the protein MQSQKFIVDAMLGKLARWLRILGYDTLYSNNYEDWKILKIAEETKRVIITRDRGLCIRARKKNLECFFVYSSEDLIDILAKLSKKYKIDLNADPNFSRCTECNGVLEKIDDNKWKCTKCGKEYWKGSHWRTIENTLIKARSKIKNNESRAISSS, from the coding sequence ATGCAATCACAAAAGTTCATTGTTGATGCTATGTTAGGTAAACTTGCTAGATGGCTAAGAATTTTAGGATATGATACTCTCTATAGTAACAATTACGAAGATTGGAAAATATTAAAAATAGCAGAAGAAACTAAGAGAGTTATAATAACTAGGGATAGAGGATTATGTATTAGGGCAAGAAAGAAAAACTTAGAATGCTTTTTTGTTTATTCATCAGAAGATCTAATTGATATATTAGCTAAACTTTCAAAAAAATACAAAATTGATCTAAATGCTGATCCTAATTTTAGTAGATGCACAGAATGTAATGGTGTGTTGGAAAAAATAGACGATAATAAGTGGAAGTGTACTAAATGTGGAAAAGAATATTGGAAAGGTTCTCATTGGAGAACTATAGAGAATACCCTTATTAAGGCAAGGAGCAAAATAAAAAATAATGAGTCAAGAGCAATTAGTAGCAGTTAA
- the rqcH gene encoding ribosome rescue protein RqcH, with amino-acid sequence MNKKNSMSYLDLLAWITENKNEIISCRVDNVYKISGTQAYFLKLHCKNSDKNLVIEPGKRIHFTKYDRQKEISNEVSLIRAHIKDRIINNIELLGKERIIKLTFMDRLMYIELLPRGLLVITDLNNRILFATEYKEFKDRVIKPNVIYTPPPPPPPLTDEEIDKLLKKGNLSRILGVPQEIIEALGISVLNRQELDNAVLKIKKLEEDIEKGNFNKCLIPNLTVIPLKFNDCIEKDSYNDALDEFFTNEEKAVIKSETDKKLEEEKKKLVKTIEEIENEIETYKKEEDKHRNIANILIANYQNIENEINKNLGKNTIKIKLDEYEIELDPKLSVYKNASKYFDIAKEYAEKRKKAEETLNNLKQKLKELDKQIEERTEEIRISLRKREWYEKYRWSFTRNGYLVIAGRDIDQNESLVRKLLEPKDIFLHADIQGAPATIIKTQGNSVSEDDIRDAAVIAACYSKAWKVGMGAIDVFWVNGDQVSKSPPSGEYLKKGSFMIYGKKNFINNVKMQLFLGLTEDFKIIVGSEEVVKKYSSSNIFILLEPGDDDPSKLSTKIIKILQEKLKLKGLRTLQDDIIRSLPGKSKIVAIKNKT; translated from the coding sequence GTGAATAAAAAGAATTCTATGTCATATCTTGATCTTCTTGCGTGGATAACTGAAAATAAAAATGAAATAATCTCTTGTAGAGTTGATAATGTCTATAAAATATCTGGTACGCAAGCATACTTTTTAAAACTTCATTGCAAAAATAGCGACAAAAACTTAGTAATCGAACCTGGGAAAAGAATACATTTTACAAAATATGATAGACAGAAAGAAATATCTAATGAAGTATCATTAATTAGAGCTCATATTAAAGATAGAATCATAAATAATATAGAACTTCTAGGGAAAGAAAGAATCATAAAGTTAACCTTTATGGATAGACTTATGTATATAGAATTATTACCCAGAGGTCTTTTAGTTATAACTGACTTAAACAATAGAATCTTATTTGCTACTGAATATAAGGAATTTAAAGATAGAGTAATAAAACCAAACGTAATATATACTCCACCACCCCCTCCTCCACCTTTAACAGACGAAGAAATTGATAAATTACTAAAAAAAGGAAACTTATCTAGAATTTTAGGTGTACCTCAAGAGATAATTGAAGCTTTAGGAATCTCAGTTTTAAACAGGCAAGAATTAGATAATGCAGTTCTAAAAATTAAGAAATTAGAAGAAGACATAGAAAAAGGAAACTTTAACAAATGTCTAATCCCTAATTTGACTGTAATACCCTTAAAATTTAATGATTGTATAGAAAAAGATAGTTACAATGATGCATTGGATGAATTCTTTACTAATGAAGAAAAAGCAGTTATAAAAAGTGAAACAGATAAAAAATTGGAGGAAGAAAAGAAAAAACTAGTTAAAACAATTGAAGAAATAGAAAATGAAATAGAAACATATAAGAAAGAAGAAGATAAACATAGAAATATTGCCAACATTTTAATAGCAAATTATCAGAATATAGAAAATGAGATAAATAAAAACCTTGGTAAAAATACTATCAAAATAAAGCTTGACGAGTACGAGATTGAATTAGATCCGAAGTTATCGGTATACAAAAACGCTTCAAAATATTTTGATATTGCCAAGGAATACGCAGAAAAAAGAAAGAAAGCCGAAGAGACTTTAAATAATCTTAAACAAAAATTGAAAGAACTCGACAAACAGATAGAAGAAAGGACTGAAGAAATAAGAATTTCATTAAGAAAAAGAGAATGGTATGAAAAATATAGATGGAGTTTTACAAGAAATGGTTATCTAGTGATAGCTGGAAGGGACATAGATCAAAATGAAAGTTTAGTAAGAAAGTTATTAGAACCTAAAGATATTTTTCTTCATGCAGATATTCAGGGAGCCCCTGCTACTATAATAAAGACTCAAGGAAATAGCGTATCAGAAGATGATATTAGAGATGCGGCTGTGATTGCAGCATGTTATTCGAAAGCATGGAAAGTCGGAATGGGGGCTATAGATGTATTCTGGGTAAATGGAGATCAAGTAAGCAAATCTCCGCCTAGCGGAGAATATCTTAAGAAAGGGTCTTTTATGATTTATGGAAAGAAGAACTTTATAAATAACGTTAAGATGCAATTATTTCTTGGTTTAACCGAAGATTTTAAGATAATCGTAGGTAGTGAAGAAGTAGTAAAGAAATATAGCAGTTCTAATATTTTTATTCTCCTTGAACCTGGTGATGATGATCCTAGTAAATTATCGACAAAAATAATTAAAATTTTACAAGAAAAATTAAAATTAAAAGGTTTACGAACATTACAAGATGATATAATAAGATCTCTTCCCGGTAAAAGCAAAATAGTAGCAATAAAGAATAAAACTTAG
- a CDS encoding TIGR00296 family protein, whose product MSQEQLVAVNELNENLGKVLIKIARDSIANRLGILKINLEDYLSSLNDPILNKKGLAFVTLETYYGNSTSLRGCIGYVEAVAPLKEIVSKAAIAAAFSDPRFPPLSKGEFDNIIIEVTVLTKPQEIDVKNRWELPKKIKVGEDGLIVEYGILYSGLLLPQVPMEYCWDEETFLAETCIKAGLEPDCWLNNKVKIKKFQGIIFREEKPKSEKILIIKPSEVKCKKEEISLL is encoded by the coding sequence ATGAGTCAAGAGCAATTAGTAGCAGTTAATGAATTAAATGAGAATTTAGGTAAGGTCCTTATTAAAATAGCTAGAGATTCTATCGCAAATAGATTAGGTATATTAAAGATTAATTTAGAAGATTATTTGTCTTCCCTTAATGATCCTATACTTAATAAAAAAGGTCTTGCATTTGTTACACTTGAGACATATTATGGTAATTCTACTTCATTGAGGGGATGTATAGGTTATGTAGAAGCTGTAGCTCCTCTTAAAGAAATAGTTTCAAAAGCTGCTATTGCTGCAGCTTTTTCTGATCCTAGATTTCCTCCTCTTTCTAAAGGAGAATTTGACAATATTATTATCGAAGTTACAGTACTAACAAAGCCCCAAGAAATTGATGTTAAAAATAGATGGGAATTGCCCAAGAAGATTAAGGTGGGGGAAGATGGGTTAATAGTTGAATATGGTATTCTTTATAGCGGTCTTTTATTACCTCAGGTTCCAATGGAATATTGTTGGGATGAGGAGACTTTTTTAGCCGAGACCTGTATTAAAGCTGGCCTTGAGCCCGATTGTTGGTTAAATAATAAAGTTAAAATAAAGAAATTTCAAGGTATAATATTTAGAGAAGAAAAACCAAAATCTGAGAAAATCTTAATTATTAAACCTAGTGAAGTTAAATGTAAGAAAGAAGAGATATCTTTATTATGA
- the pdo gene encoding protein disulfide oxidoreductase — protein sequence MEEEFAELFTDEVKQALVDALKDMKNPVDIYVFIDSNDPHCHYCEVTKRFLQFMSDAAPKDSEGKSLAVVHVIDRADPNSTEIFKEFRVERVPTVAFMKGYLRWTGAPLGEEIRALVETVVRLSLGESGLSAETINAIKNKLNGYVKIETVVTPSCPYCPYAALMAHMVAYEACKAGKCNVESDVVEAYENQDIAEKYQVMSVPTVAINESVEFIGVPYEENFINSLLEKQKL from the coding sequence ATGGAAGAAGAATTCGCGGAACTCTTTACAGATGAAGTAAAACAAGCCCTTGTTGATGCACTTAAAGATATGAAGAATCCAGTAGATATATATGTTTTCATAGATTCTAATGATCCTCACTGTCATTATTGTGAGGTAACAAAAAGGTTTCTACAATTTATGAGTGATGCTGCCCCTAAGGACTCTGAAGGAAAAAGTTTAGCTGTTGTACATGTTATTGATAGGGCTGATCCTAATTCTACTGAGATATTTAAAGAATTTCGTGTAGAGAGAGTTCCCACAGTTGCCTTTATGAAAGGTTACCTAAGATGGACTGGAGCACCTTTAGGAGAAGAAATAAGAGCTCTAGTAGAAACAGTAGTGAGACTATCCCTTGGAGAAAGTGGACTAAGTGCAGAAACAATAAATGCGATTAAAAATAAATTAAACGGATATGTGAAAATCGAGACTGTGGTTACTCCGTCATGTCCATATTGTCCATATGCTGCATTAATGGCTCATATGGTTGCTTATGAAGCATGCAAAGCTGGAAAGTGTAATGTTGAATCTGATGTAGTTGAAGCCTATGAGAACCAAGATATTGCTGAAAAATATCAAGTAATGAGTGTACCTACTGTAGCTATAAATGAGTCTGTTGAATTTATTGGTGTTCCTTACGAAGAAAACTTCATTAATTCACTATTGGAGAAACAAAAGTTGTAA
- a CDS encoding DUF460 domain-containing protein translates to MRVLGVDIEAGKSPNSSQPPSYAVVIINEKGEIEEKYENVSIGKLIRIIWEKRPEVIATDNVYELASNEKQLIKLLSLLPDNLQIIQTTYINGQFKDIREVARENGIDIQGKTNPLKTAYLAALLALKGLGTPIKAIENKTKIIISRGRALGPGGMSSNRYKRHIRGLVLRVMKEIKEKLDKNGFDYDYTIKRTKAGVEKAVFIVYAPRQSLNGIIKKMKGHDLVVDIKPIFKSKIEFVDKEKFSRKPIIVGIDPGIEVGISIIDLYANPVYLNSKRNIDREEIINIIRQNGKPVLIATDVNPVPDTVRKIAAQLRCKIYEPERPLYIDEKMELVSKFSEMHKIKIDDPHIRDSLSAALKAYYDFSHKLRQIEGFLGRLDLDIEEDKIIECVINGNTINECIEKEIEKEVTVTTRIEQPKTIENKQISNSAQSINNELLEYKKENERLKRYIKQLLQYKEYLEHRIDEIKASINIEVEKDRRVYELHTIISTYLKQIASLKDQIENKDKEISKLKEIIRGLIYGDKTALHKSQLPPYFKIEKNRIIFADQEISSEILDLIIDDYVILEKTLLRDLELLNKERLMNIDTNIDLKRIIDEYRKQRFRTA, encoded by the coding sequence ATGCGGGTATTAGGCGTAGATATAGAAGCAGGAAAAAGCCCTAATTCCTCTCAACCACCTTCTTATGCAGTAGTAATTATTAATGAAAAAGGAGAAATTGAAGAAAAATATGAGAATGTAAGTATTGGGAAACTTATACGAATTATATGGGAAAAGAGACCAGAAGTTATAGCAACTGATAATGTATATGAACTAGCGTCTAATGAAAAACAATTAATTAAATTACTTTCTTTATTACCAGATAATTTACAAATAATACAGACTACGTATATAAATGGACAATTTAAAGATATAAGAGAAGTAGCTAGAGAGAATGGCATAGATATTCAAGGAAAAACTAACCCACTAAAAACAGCATACTTAGCAGCACTTTTAGCCTTAAAAGGTCTTGGCACACCAATTAAAGCAATAGAAAATAAAACAAAGATTATTATAAGTAGAGGTAGAGCTCTTGGCCCTGGAGGAATGAGTAGTAACAGGTATAAACGACATATTAGAGGACTAGTATTAAGAGTTATGAAAGAAATTAAAGAAAAATTAGATAAAAATGGTTTTGATTATGACTATACTATAAAGAGGACAAAGGCTGGCGTAGAAAAAGCTGTATTTATTGTGTATGCTCCTCGTCAAAGTTTGAATGGAATAATTAAAAAAATGAAAGGGCACGACTTAGTGGTTGATATAAAACCGATATTCAAAAGTAAAATTGAATTTGTAGATAAGGAAAAATTCTCAAGAAAACCAATTATAGTTGGAATAGATCCTGGGATTGAAGTAGGAATATCTATAATTGATCTATATGCTAATCCAGTATATCTCAATAGTAAAAGAAATATTGACAGAGAAGAAATTATTAATATAATAAGACAAAATGGGAAACCGGTATTGATAGCTACTGATGTAAACCCCGTGCCTGACACAGTGAGAAAAATAGCTGCACAGCTTAGATGCAAAATCTATGAGCCAGAAAGGCCTTTATATATAGATGAAAAAATGGAGTTAGTCAGTAAGTTTTCCGAAATGCATAAAATTAAAATTGATGATCCTCATATAAGAGATTCTTTGTCTGCGGCATTAAAAGCATATTATGATTTTTCTCATAAATTGAGACAAATTGAAGGTTTTCTTGGAAGATTAGATTTAGATATAGAAGAAGATAAGATAATTGAATGTGTAATTAACGGAAATACAATAAATGAATGTATTGAGAAAGAAATTGAAAAAGAAGTTACAGTTACAACACGAATAGAACAGCCTAAAACCATAGAAAATAAACAGATTAGTAATTCTGCTCAATCAATTAATAATGAACTGCTTGAATATAAGAAAGAAAATGAGAGATTAAAAAGATATATAAAACAACTGTTACAATACAAAGAATATCTAGAGCATAGAATAGATGAAATAAAAGCCTCAATTAACATAGAAGTAGAGAAAGATAGAAGAGTATATGAACTCCATACTATAATAAGTACTTATTTAAAGCAAATAGCATCACTGAAAGATCAAATAGAAAACAAAGACAAAGAAATATCAAAACTAAAAGAGATAATAAGAGGTCTAATCTATGGAGATAAGACTGCATTACATAAATCGCAATTACCACCTTACTTTAAAATAGAGAAAAATAGGATTATATTTGCAGACCAAGAAATTAGCAGTGAGATATTAGATCTAATCATAGATGATTATGTAATATTAGAAAAAACTTTGCTAAGAGACTTAGAACTGTTAAATAAAGAGAGATTGATGAATATAGATACAAACATAGATCTTAAAAGAATTATTGATGAATATAGGAAACAACGTTTTAGAACAGCATAA
- the dcd gene encoding dCTP deaminase encodes MILGDRDLKYYLEKGWIKIDPLREDTVRENGVDLRVGGEIARFIKTDKVFDPDNPDPAFFKIEKIEEFIIQPYEHVLLTTEEYIELPNDVMAFVNLRSSFARLGLFIPPTIVDAGFKGQITIEVVGSSFPVLLRRGTRFIHLIFARTLSPVEHPYQGKYQGQKGVTLPKFRTEASKFLPLHQK; translated from the coding sequence ATGATTCTCGGTGATCGTGATTTAAAATATTATCTAGAGAAAGGATGGATAAAAATAGACCCACTAAGAGAAGATACCGTTAGGGAAAACGGAGTTGACCTTAGAGTTGGAGGAGAAATTGCTAGATTTATAAAAACGGATAAAGTATTTGATCCAGATAATCCCGATCCTGCATTTTTCAAAATCGAAAAAATTGAGGAGTTTATTATTCAACCATATGAACATGTACTTTTAACCACAGAAGAATATATTGAACTTCCAAATGATGTTATGGCTTTTGTTAACCTTCGCTCATCCTTTGCGCGACTAGGCTTGTTTATTCCACCTACTATAGTAGATGCTGGATTTAAAGGACAAATAACAATTGAGGTTGTAGGTTCATCGTTTCCCGTATTATTAAGGAGAGGGACACGTTTCATACACTTAATATTTGCAAGAACATTATCACCCGTAGAACACCCGTATCAAGGAAAATATCAAGGCCAAAAAGGCGTTACTTTACCGAAATTTAGAACAGAGGCTTCCAAGTTTTTGCCTCTCCATCAAAAATAA
- a CDS encoding serine/threonine-protein kinase RIO2: MAVLTLAERASLVGPLDYKVLKTIYELNSNYEYVPYSVIINKLGLVERELKEVLLKLYNLKLVSKEKVLKETGYRITFAGLDTLAIKKLYANKVLNKLGIIIGEGKESNVYFGYDFSDETIVVKFHRVGRTSYKNIRKIRGIKYKEDWIKLTIENAEREFSALSCLTNNYANVPKPLGQAYNAVAMEYIQGNELYRTNLSNPEEVLEEIISNVRIAFQYCGKLVHGDLSEYNILIREDGKPYIIDWPQWKKDDEDLLFRDLTNILYYFNKKYEIYKDIDQVINYIKGE, encoded by the coding sequence ATGGCTGTTTTAACATTAGCAGAAAGAGCCTCTTTAGTAGGACCTCTTGATTATAAAGTTTTGAAAACTATTTACGAATTAAATTCTAATTATGAATATGTTCCATATTCAGTAATAATAAACAAACTAGGATTAGTAGAAAGAGAACTTAAAGAGGTTCTTCTAAAATTATATAATCTAAAGCTCGTATCTAAAGAAAAAGTATTGAAAGAAACAGGGTACAGAATTACTTTCGCTGGCTTAGATACTTTAGCAATTAAAAAATTATATGCTAATAAAGTACTAAATAAATTAGGAATAATAATAGGTGAAGGAAAAGAAAGTAATGTTTACTTTGGATATGATTTCTCAGATGAAACAATAGTAGTAAAATTCCATAGAGTAGGCAGAACTAGTTACAAAAATATAAGAAAAATACGTGGAATAAAATATAAAGAAGATTGGATAAAATTAACAATAGAAAATGCCGAAAGAGAATTTAGTGCACTAAGTTGCCTTACTAACAATTATGCAAACGTTCCTAAACCGTTAGGTCAAGCTTACAATGCTGTTGCTATGGAATATATTCAAGGTAATGAATTATATAGAACTAATTTGAGTAACCCAGAGGAAGTGTTAGAAGAAATAATCTCTAATGTCAGAATTGCGTTTCAATACTGCGGCAAGTTAGTACACGGCGATTTAAGTGAATATAACATATTAATAAGAGAGGATGGTAAGCCATATATTATAGATTGGCCTCAATGGAAAAAAGATGATGAAGACTTATTATTTAGAGATCTAACAAATATATTATATTACTTTAATAAAAAATACGAAATATATAAAGATATTGATCAAGTAATAAATTATATAAAGGGGGAATAA
- a CDS encoding ATP-dependent DNA ligase: MEFKLIAEYFDKLEKISSRLQLTALLTDLFKKADKNVIDKVVYLIQGKLWPDFLGYPELGVGEKLLIKAISIAVNVKEEVVEEQLKVVGDLGEVAMRLKKTPQSASILSFLGAQSNEGLTVEETYESLTKIALASGEGSRDIKIRSLAGLLKKASPLEAKYIVRFVDGRLRVGIGDATIMDALSTAFTGSTSFRPLIERAYNLRADLGNIAKIIAQQGVEALKDIKPQVGIPIRPMLAERMSDPAEILAKVGGEALVDYKYDGERAQIHKKDKEVYIFSRRLENITRMYPDVVEYVREYINANEVIIEGEIVAVDPESNEIRPFQELMHRKRKNDINEAIKEYPVNVYLFDLMLYEDADYTMKPLPERRKKLEEVIKPNDKLHIAHHIYTNNVDKLMEFFYDAISNGAEGVMVKSVAKDSIYQAGSRGFLWIKLKRDYQSEMADSVDLVVVGAFYGRGKRGGKLSSLLMAAYDPETDTFKTVCKVASGFSDAELDELQKKLMEIKLDKKDPRVDSQLEPDIWVEPKYVAEIIGAEITLSPEHTCCKDMVSKGAGLSVRFPRFIRWRDDKSIEDATTPKEIYEMYKMKLRKKEEEQHTDEA; the protein is encoded by the coding sequence ATGGAGTTTAAACTCATAGCTGAGTACTTTGATAAACTTGAGAAGATATCTTCAAGGCTTCAACTTACCGCATTACTAACTGATCTGTTTAAAAAGGCTGATAAAAATGTCATTGATAAGGTAGTTTATTTAATTCAGGGTAAATTGTGGCCAGACTTTTTAGGCTATCCAGAGTTAGGAGTTGGTGAAAAATTACTTATTAAAGCAATTTCGATTGCTGTGAATGTCAAAGAGGAAGTAGTAGAAGAGCAATTGAAAGTTGTTGGTGACTTAGGAGAAGTTGCGATGAGACTTAAGAAAACTCCTCAGTCTGCCTCAATTTTAAGCTTCTTAGGTGCTCAATCAAATGAAGGTTTAACCGTTGAAGAAACTTATGAGTCTTTGACTAAAATAGCGTTGGCTTCAGGTGAGGGTAGTAGAGATATTAAAATTAGATCTTTAGCTGGGTTACTAAAGAAGGCTTCTCCTTTAGAAGCAAAATACATAGTTAGGTTCGTAGATGGAAGATTAAGAGTTGGAATCGGTGATGCCACAATAATGGATGCACTATCAACAGCATTTACCGGGAGTACTTCATTTAGACCATTAATAGAAAGAGCATATAATTTAAGAGCGGATCTAGGTAATATTGCAAAAATTATTGCGCAACAAGGCGTAGAAGCTTTAAAGGACATTAAACCTCAAGTAGGAATTCCTATAAGGCCTATGTTAGCCGAAAGAATGAGTGATCCTGCAGAGATTTTAGCTAAAGTAGGCGGTGAAGCTTTAGTAGATTACAAATATGATGGGGAACGTGCACAAATACATAAAAAGGATAAAGAAGTATATATATTCTCTAGAAGATTGGAGAATATTACTAGAATGTATCCTGATGTTGTGGAATATGTAAGAGAATACATAAACGCTAATGAAGTTATAATCGAAGGAGAGATAGTAGCTGTAGACCCAGAAAGTAATGAGATTAGACCATTTCAAGAGTTAATGCATAGGAAAAGAAAGAATGATATAAATGAAGCTATAAAGGAATATCCAGTAAACGTTTATCTTTTTGATTTAATGCTTTATGAAGATGCAGATTATACCATGAAGCCTTTGCCAGAAAGAAGGAAGAAACTAGAAGAAGTTATTAAACCAAATGATAAATTACATATAGCTCATCATATTTATACAAATAATGTAGATAAACTGATGGAATTCTTTTATGATGCTATAAGCAATGGAGCAGAAGGTGTAATGGTGAAATCGGTTGCTAAAGATTCTATATATCAGGCAGGTTCTAGAGGTTTCTTATGGATTAAACTGAAGAGAGATTATCAAAGCGAGATGGCTGACAGCGTTGATCTAGTAGTAGTAGGAGCATTTTATGGAAGAGGAAAAAGAGGAGGTAAATTGAGTTCATTATTAATGGCTGCATATGACCCAGAGACAGATACATTTAAAACTGTATGTAAAGTAGCATCTGGCTTTAGTGATGCTGAATTAGATGAATTGCAAAAGAAATTAATGGAGATTAAGTTAGATAAAAAAGATCCAAGAGTTGATTCACAATTAGAACCTGATATATGGGTTGAACCTAAATATGTTGCTGAAATTATAGGTGCAGAAATAACACTATCTCCAGAACACACGTGCTGTAAAGATATGGTGTCTAAAGGTGCAGGATTATCAGTAAGATTTCCTAGATTTATAAGATGGAGGGATGATAAAAGCATAGAAGATGCTACAACTCCTAAAGAAATTTACGAAATGTATAAAATGAAATTGAGAAAGAAGGAAGAAGAACAGCACACTGATGAAGCATAA
- a CDS encoding MBL fold metallo-hydrolase, whose protein sequence is MFDILDNGAILLGNNFTIDGHYRRLFRVITHFHSDHLLELDKSIKECSSVIATPITLDAASVLGYTIPKHKRIELDYGITLDVLDEKIKLEKADHIMGASQVVVKSDNVELAYTGDFKNPGKGTPILNPDVLIIDATYGNPAHKRPYKHEAEILFSDYIRDALIQGPVRIFGYYGKLQEAMKILRQYDVDAPFIVAGKVKDLTNVAIKHGIKINDVFDEKSKEGKEIMKDGWYISFKHATEFKNRDNAATNFLLDGWIIKDFIRRVDQKSFIIGLSSHADFQDTIYYIENTTSDIIVVDGSRSKYAKDLVEYARKNIPKKDFIILPRL, encoded by the coding sequence GTGTTTGATATACTAGATAATGGTGCAATTTTATTAGGCAACAATTTTACTATCGATGGGCATTACAGAAGGTTATTTAGGGTTATAACTCATTTTCATTCCGATCACCTATTAGAACTAGATAAAAGTATAAAAGAATGTTCTAGTGTTATAGCTACTCCTATAACTTTGGATGCTGCATCAGTGTTAGGTTATACTATTCCTAAGCATAAAAGAATAGAACTAGATTATGGTATTACACTAGATGTATTGGATGAGAAAATTAAGCTTGAAAAAGCTGATCATATAATGGGTGCATCTCAAGTGGTTGTAAAGAGTGATAATGTTGAATTAGCATATACTGGAGATTTTAAGAATCCAGGAAAAGGTACGCCTATATTAAATCCAGATGTTCTAATTATTGATGCAACTTATGGTAATCCAGCCCATAAAAGGCCTTATAAGCATGAAGCTGAGATATTGTTTTCTGATTATATTCGTGATGCTTTGATCCAAGGTCCAGTTAGAATATTTGGTTATTATGGTAAGCTTCAAGAAGCTATGAAGATTTTAAGACAATATGATGTAGACGCTCCTTTTATTGTAGCTGGGAAGGTAAAAGATCTTACAAATGTTGCAATAAAACATGGTATAAAGATAAATGATGTATTTGATGAAAAGAGTAAAGAAGGCAAGGAAATAATGAAAGACGGCTGGTACATAAGCTTTAAACATGCTACGGAATTTAAAAATAGGGATAATGCAGCTACGAATTTTCTTCTAGATGGCTGGATAATAAAGGACTTTATAAGAAGAGTTGATCAAAAATCCTTTATTATAGGTCTAAGTAGCCATGCTGATTTCCAGGATACAATATATTATATTGAAAATACCACTTCGGACATTATTGTAGTTGATGGAAGTAGAAGTAAATATGCTAAAGATCTGGTAGAATATGCAAGGAAAAATATTCCTAAAAAGGATTTTATTATATTAC